A window from Gallus gallus isolate bGalGal1 chromosome 7, bGalGal1.mat.broiler.GRCg7b, whole genome shotgun sequence encodes these proteins:
- the BZW1 gene encoding basic leucine zipper and W2 domain-containing protein 1: protein MNQKQQKPTLSGQRFKTRKRDEKERFDPTQFQDCIIQGLTETGTDLEAVAKFLDASGAKLDYRRYAETLFDILVAGGMLAPGGTLADDMTRTDVCVFAAQEDLETMQAFAQVFNKLIRRYKYLEKGFEDEVKKLLLFLKGFSESERNKLAMLTGILLANGTLNASILNSLYNENLVKEGVSAAFAVKLFKSWINEKDINAVAVSLRKVNMDNRLMELFPANKQSVEHFSKYFTEAGLKELSEYVRNQQTIGARKELQKELQEQMSRGDPFKDIILYVKEEMKKNNISEQTVIAIIWSSVMSTVEWNKKEELVAEQAIKHLKQYSPLLAAFTTQGQSELTLLLKIQEYCYDNIHFMKAFQKIVVLFYKAEVLSEEPILKWYKDAHLAKGKSVFLEQMKKFVEWLKNAEEESESEAEEGD, encoded by the exons ATGaatcaaaagcagcagaagccGACGCTATCGGGGCAGCGCTTCAAGACCAGGAAGAGAG ATGAAAAAGAGAGGTTTGACCCCACCCAGTTCCAGGACTGCATTATTCAAGGTTTAACTGAAACTGGCACTGACTTGGAGGCGGTAGCAAAGTTTCTCGATGCTTCTGGTGCAAAACTTGACTATCGCCGCTATGCAGAAACACTTTTTGACATCCTGGTGGCTGGTGGAATGCTGG CCCCAGGTGGTACCCTGGCAGATGACATGACACGCACAGAtgtctgtgtgtttgcagcACAGGAAGACCTAGAAACCATGCAAGCATTTGCTCAG GTTTTTAACAAGCTCATCAGGCGTTACAAGTACCTGGAGAAAGGCTTTGAGGATGAAGTCAAAAAG TTGCTGCTGTTCCTGAAAGGGTTCTCAGAGTCTGAGAGGAACAAACTGGCCATGTTGACGGGTATTCTGCTAGCCAATGGGACGCTTAATGCATCAATTCTCAACAGTCTTTATAATGAGAACTTAGTAAAAGAAG gtgtttctgcagcttttgCAGTCAAGCTCTTCAAATCGTGGATAAATGAGAAAGACATTAATGCAGTGGCTGTCAGTCTTCGTAAAGTAAACATGGATAACAGGCTAATG GAACTCTTCCCAGCCAACAAACAAAGCGTAGAACACTTCTCCAAGTACTTCACTGAAGCAGGACTGAAAGAACTTTCTGAGTATGTTCGGAACCAGCAAACTATAGGAGCTCGaaaggagctgcagaaagaacTTCAGGAGCAGATGTCACGGGGAGATCCCTTTAAGGAT ATAATCTTGTATGTAAAGGAGGAGATGAAGAAGAACAACATCTCAGAACAGACTGTGATAGCCATAATCTGGTCAAGTGTGATGAGCACTGTGGAGTGGAACAAAAAGGAGGAGCTGGTAGCAGAGCAAGCCATTAAGCACTTGAAG CAATACAGCCCTCTACTTGCTGCCTTTACTACCCAAGGTCAGTCAGAGCTGACTCTTCTGTTGAAGATTCAGGAGTATTGTTATGATAACATTCACTTCATGAAGGCCTTCCAGAAAATAGTGGTGCTCTTCTATAAAG CTGAAGTTCTGAGCGAAGAACCCATCCTGAAGTGGTATAAAGATGCACATCTTGCGAAAGGAAAGAGCGTCTTCCTGGAGCAAATGAAGAAGTTTGTTGAATGGCTCAAGAATGCTGAGGAAG AGTCGGAGTCTGAAGCAGAGGAGGGTGACTGA
- the BZW1 gene encoding basic leucine zipper and W2 domain-containing protein 1 isoform X1, which translates to MLLVQNLTIAAMQKHFLTSWWLVECWPQVFNKLIRRYKYLEKGFEDEVKKLLLFLKGFSESERNKLAMLTGILLANGTLNASILNSLYNENLVKEGVSAAFAVKLFKSWINEKDINAVAVSLRKVNMDNRLMELFPANKQSVEHFSKYFTEAGLKELSEYVRNQQTIGARKELQKELQEQMSRGDPFKDIILYVKEEMKKNNISEQTVIAIIWSSVMSTVEWNKKEELVAEQAIKHLKQYSPLLAAFTTQGQSELTLLLKIQEYCYDNIHFMKAFQKIVVLFYKAEVLSEEPILKWYKDAHLAKGKSVFLEQMKKFVEWLKNAEEESESEAEEGD; encoded by the exons ATGCTTCTGGTGCAAAACTTGACTATCGCCGCTATGCAGAAACACTTTTTGACATCCTGGTGGCTGGTGGAATGCTGG CCCCAG GTTTTTAACAAGCTCATCAGGCGTTACAAGTACCTGGAGAAAGGCTTTGAGGATGAAGTCAAAAAG TTGCTGCTGTTCCTGAAAGGGTTCTCAGAGTCTGAGAGGAACAAACTGGCCATGTTGACGGGTATTCTGCTAGCCAATGGGACGCTTAATGCATCAATTCTCAACAGTCTTTATAATGAGAACTTAGTAAAAGAAG gtgtttctgcagcttttgCAGTCAAGCTCTTCAAATCGTGGATAAATGAGAAAGACATTAATGCAGTGGCTGTCAGTCTTCGTAAAGTAAACATGGATAACAGGCTAATG GAACTCTTCCCAGCCAACAAACAAAGCGTAGAACACTTCTCCAAGTACTTCACTGAAGCAGGACTGAAAGAACTTTCTGAGTATGTTCGGAACCAGCAAACTATAGGAGCTCGaaaggagctgcagaaagaacTTCAGGAGCAGATGTCACGGGGAGATCCCTTTAAGGAT ATAATCTTGTATGTAAAGGAGGAGATGAAGAAGAACAACATCTCAGAACAGACTGTGATAGCCATAATCTGGTCAAGTGTGATGAGCACTGTGGAGTGGAACAAAAAGGAGGAGCTGGTAGCAGAGCAAGCCATTAAGCACTTGAAG CAATACAGCCCTCTACTTGCTGCCTTTACTACCCAAGGTCAGTCAGAGCTGACTCTTCTGTTGAAGATTCAGGAGTATTGTTATGATAACATTCACTTCATGAAGGCCTTCCAGAAAATAGTGGTGCTCTTCTATAAAG CTGAAGTTCTGAGCGAAGAACCCATCCTGAAGTGGTATAAAGATGCACATCTTGCGAAAGGAAAGAGCGTCTTCCTGGAGCAAATGAAGAAGTTTGTTGAATGGCTCAAGAATGCTGAGGAAG AGTCGGAGTCTGAAGCAGAGGAGGGTGACTGA
- the CLK1 gene encoding dual specificity protein kinase CLK1 isoform X1, with amino-acid sequence MGNYERSDQPGWDRRRGGSERQGKRRSHSGAQESRHYRHEMAKRPHSKCSEAKSVNDREHHKRRRYVEEYRSEHTQGYDSRQQHREHDKSAHHHHHHHSSRSLGRSGKGGDKRWYRTQHSAGHHHHHSQRSHRRKRSRSVEDDEEGHLICQSGDVLSARYEIVATLGEGAFGKVVECIDHKAGGRHVAVKIVKNVDRYSEAARSEVQVLEHLNASDPSNTYRCVQMLEWFEHHGHVCIVFELLGLSTYDFIKENGFLPFRLDHIRQMAYQICKSVNFLHLNKLTHTDLKPENILFVQSDYVEEYNPRLKRDERTLKNPDIKVVDFGSATYDDEHHSTLVSTRHYRAPEVILALGWAQPCDVWSIGCILIEYYLGFTVFPTHDSKEHLAMMERILGPLPNHMIQKTRKRKYFHRDQLDWDEHSSAGRYVARRCKPLKEFMMCRDADHENLFDLIQKMLEYDPAKRITLEEALKHPFFFPLKQEKRKLSPVPEQSCSSPPKKCRRF; translated from the exons ATGGGAAATTACGAGCGCAGCGACCAGCCCGGGTGGGATCGGCGGCGCGGCGGCAGTGAGCGCCAGGGGAAGCGGAGATCGCACAGCGGTGCCCAGGAGAGCAGGCACTACAGGCATGAGATGGCCAAGCGGCCTCACAG CAAATGTTCGGAGGCCAAATCCGTAAATGACCGGGAGCACCACAAGCGGAGACGCTATGTGGAGGAGTACAGGAGTGAGCACACACAGGGCTATGACAGCAGGCAACAACACCGCGAGCACGACAAGAgtgcccaccaccaccaccaccaccacagcagcAGGTCCTTGGGCCGCAGCGGGAAGGGCGGAGACAAGCGGTGGTACAGGACGCAGCACAGCGCCggccaccaccaccatcactcACAG AGGAGCCATCGAAGGAAAAGATCCAGGAGTGTAGAGGATGATGAGGAGGGTCACCTGATCTGTCAGAGTGGAGACGTACTAAGTGCAAGAT ATGAGATTGTTGCTACTTTGGGTGAAGGAGCTTTTGGAAAAGTGGTGGAATGCATCGATCACAAAGC gggaggTAGACATGTAGCTGTGAAAATAGTAAAAAATGTGGATAGGTACTCTGAAGCAGCACGTTCAGAAGTACAAGTACTGGAACATTTAAATGCATCAGACCCCAGCAATACATA TCGCTGTGTCCAAATGTTGGAATGGTTTGAGCATCACGGCCATGTCTGCATTGTTTTTGAGCTGCTGGGACTCAGTACCTATGACTTCATTAAAGAGAACGGCTTTTTGCCATTTCGGTTGGACCACATTAGACAGATGGCGTATCAGATTTGCAAATCTGTGAACT TTTTACATTTAAACAAACTGACACATACAGACCTGAAACcggaaaacattttatttgtcCAGTCTGATTATGTAGAGGAGTACAACCCCAGACTG AAACGTGATGAGCGCACACTAAAAAATCCGGACATCAAAGTGGTGGATTTTGGCAGTGCAACATACGATGACGAGCATCACAGCACTCTGGTGTCAACAAGACATTACAGGGCTCCTGAAGTTATTTTAG cactgggatgggcgCAGCCATGTGATGTTTGGAGCATTGGATGTATTCTCATAGAATACTACCTCGGGTTCACGGTATTTCCG actCATGACAGCAAAGAGCACCTGGCAATGATGGAACGAATACTGGGGCCTCTGCCTAATCACATGATACAGAAAACCAG GAAACGGAAATATTTCCATCGGGACCAGCTGGACTGGGACGAGCACAGTTCTGCAGGGAGATACGTCGCAAGGCGCTGTAAGCCACTGAAG GAATTCATGATGTGCAGGGATGCTGACCACGAGAATCTGTTCGACCTCATTCAAAAAATGTTGGAGTATGACCCGGCTAAACGTATTACACTTGAAGAAGCACTAAaacatcctttcttctttcccttaaaacaagagaaaaggaaactgtCTCCTGTACCAGAACAGTCCTGCAGCAGTCCTCCAAAGAAATGTAGAagattttaa
- the CLK1 gene encoding dual specificity protein kinase CLK1 isoform X2 has protein sequence MLEWFEHHGHVCIVFELLGLSTYDFIKENGFLPFRLDHIRQMAYQICKSVNFLHLNKLTHTDLKPENILFVQSDYVEEYNPRLKRDERTLKNPDIKVVDFGSATYDDEHHSTLVSTRHYRAPEVILALGWAQPCDVWSIGCILIEYYLGFTVFPTHDSKEHLAMMERILGPLPNHMIQKTRKRKYFHRDQLDWDEHSSAGRYVARRCKPLKEFMMCRDADHENLFDLIQKMLEYDPAKRITLEEALKHPFFFPLKQEKRKLSPVPEQSCSSPPKKCRRF, from the exons ATGTTGGAATGGTTTGAGCATCACGGCCATGTCTGCATTGTTTTTGAGCTGCTGGGACTCAGTACCTATGACTTCATTAAAGAGAACGGCTTTTTGCCATTTCGGTTGGACCACATTAGACAGATGGCGTATCAGATTTGCAAATCTGTGAACT TTTTACATTTAAACAAACTGACACATACAGACCTGAAACcggaaaacattttatttgtcCAGTCTGATTATGTAGAGGAGTACAACCCCAGACTG AAACGTGATGAGCGCACACTAAAAAATCCGGACATCAAAGTGGTGGATTTTGGCAGTGCAACATACGATGACGAGCATCACAGCACTCTGGTGTCAACAAGACATTACAGGGCTCCTGAAGTTATTTTAG cactgggatgggcgCAGCCATGTGATGTTTGGAGCATTGGATGTATTCTCATAGAATACTACCTCGGGTTCACGGTATTTCCG actCATGACAGCAAAGAGCACCTGGCAATGATGGAACGAATACTGGGGCCTCTGCCTAATCACATGATACAGAAAACCAG GAAACGGAAATATTTCCATCGGGACCAGCTGGACTGGGACGAGCACAGTTCTGCAGGGAGATACGTCGCAAGGCGCTGTAAGCCACTGAAG GAATTCATGATGTGCAGGGATGCTGACCACGAGAATCTGTTCGACCTCATTCAAAAAATGTTGGAGTATGACCCGGCTAAACGTATTACACTTGAAGAAGCACTAAaacatcctttcttctttcccttaaaacaagagaaaaggaaactgtCTCCTGTACCAGAACAGTCCTGCAGCAGTCCTCCAAAGAAATGTAGAagattttaa